The Pseudomonas chlororaphis subsp. piscium genome contains the following window.
GTGGTTTTAATCGGGGAGGGCATGGTTCTTTCTCGCAAAATCGGGTTCGCGGAAAGATTAATGAAGTGTGATTAGAATATTTTCTCTATTATTCCAGTCTGAATACGATTTTCGGGTAGATCCTTCCATATGGACAGAATTGATCAGAAGATTCTTGCCGAGTTGCAGGCGGACGGGCGTTTGTCGGTGACCGAACTGGCGGAGCGGGTCGGCCTCAGCCTGTCGCCGTGCCATCGCCGCGTGCGGGCCCTGGAGGAGTCGGGGGTGATCCAGGGCTATCGCGCCCAGCTCTCGCCCAGTGCCCTGGGCCTGACGTTTTCGGCGATGGTGTTTGCCACGCTGCGCGAAGGCGACCACCAGGCGGTTGCCGCCTTCGAAGCGGCGCTGGTGCCCATCCCGCAGATCGTCGAGGCGCAACGGCTGTTTGGCGAGCCGGACTATCTGCTGCACGTGATCACCCGCGACCTGCCGGCCTTCCAGCAGCTTTACGATGATCGCCTGTCCAAACTGCCCAACGTCCAGCGCCTGACCTCGAC
Protein-coding sequences here:
- a CDS encoding Lrp/AsnC family transcriptional regulator, whose product is MDRIDQKILAELQADGRLSVTELAERVGLSLSPCHRRVRALEESGVIQGYRAQLSPSALGLTFSAMVFATLREGDHQAVAAFEAALVPIPQIVEAQRLFGEPDYLLHVITRDLPAFQQLYDDRLSKLPNVQRLTSTLVMKRVIQDRSLPL